The Pseudoxanthomonas suwonensis sequence TGTGTAGGAGCTGACTTCAGTCGGCGACACGGGCGTCGGAACCATGAGGGCGTCGCCTGTGCCGGCGGCATCGCGTCGCGGTCAAACCCGGCTCCTACAGAACGGCGCGGGCGACGCAACGACGGCTGTTGCTTCTGGACGCCGGAACGGAGCCACGCCCCCCACGTTCCCGAAGACGTGGCAGTGCGGGTGTGTTGCGGCAGCGGCCATGGATGGCCGCGTCGGCGAGTCGGCACAGGGATGTGCCGTCGAGCCGACCGCAACACACCCGCACTGCCGCGGCTCAGCCCGAAGCCCACCACCCCAGGCGCTCTTGCGGTTGCCTTTGCCGTTGCCGTTGCCGTTGCCTTTGCCTTTGCCGTTGCCTTTGCCGTTGCGCTCCCCTCCACCAGACCAAGCACCTTTGGCGGGCAGACAGGCGCCGGCGTTTGGGCTAAAACGGGCAGCGACCCCGCACGCGATCCCGGACGATGCCCATTCCCACCGATGCGCAGCTGCACGAGCAGGCCCAGGCTCTGGGCGGGCGCCTGCGCGCCGCGCGCGACCACCTGGTCACCGCCGAGAGCTGCACAGGTGGCTGGATCGCCAAGTGCCTGACCGACATCGCCGGCTCCTCGGACTGGTTCGACTGCGGCCTGGTGGTCTACAGCTACGAGGCCAAGCAGGGCCTGCTCGGCGTGCATCCGCAGACCCTGGAGGAGCACGGCGCGGTCAGCCGCGAGACCGCGATCGAGATGGTCTCCGGCGCGCTGGTCCACTCCGGTGCCAGCGTGGCGGTGGCGGTGACCGGCATCGCCGGCCCGGGCGGCGGCAGCGCGGACAAGCCGGTGGGCACGGTCTGGATCGCGTGGAAGCGGCGCGGCGGCTACGCCCGCGCGCAGGCGTTCCATTTCGACGGCGACCGCGAGGCGGTGCGCCGGCAGACGGTCGGCCAGGCGCTGGCCGGGATCGCGGAGCTGCTGGCATGAGCGTGGGCGGCGCGCGCCGGCCGCGGAGGGCAGCGTGATGTGGGAGACGCTGGGCACCGTCCGCGACCTCGGCCGGCTGCAGGAGATCGCCTCGGTCCTGATCCGCTACGGCTTCGGCGACATGGTCCGCAGGATCGGCCTGGCCGGCGCGCTGGAGCGCGCCGGGCGCCTGCTGCACTGGCAGGACCCGCAGGCGATGGCGAACATGGCCCCGCCCGAGCGGGTGCGCCGCGCGCTGGAAGACCTGGGCCCGACCTTCGTCAAGCTCGGCCAGGTGCTGGCCACGCGCGTGGATCTGTTCCCGCCGGAGTGGATCGCCGAACTGGGCAAGCTGCAGAACGCGGTGCCGGCGCTGCCGTTCGAGCGCGTGCGCCCGCAACTAGTGGAGGACCTGGGCGCCGAGCCGGAAACCGTGTTCGCGCAGCTGGATCCGGTGCCGCTGGCCGCCGCCTCGCTGGCCCAGGCCCACCGCGCCTGGCTGGCCGACGGCATCGCGGTGGTGCTGAAGATCCGCCGCCCCGGCATCCGCGACACGGTCGAGGCCGACCTGCGCCTGCTGGCGCGGCTGGCCGAGATCGTCGAGGCGCAGGCGCCGGACCTGCAGCGCTACCGCCCGCGCGAAGTGGTGCAGCAGTTCGCGCTGTCGCTGCGGCGCGAACTGGACTTCGCCGCCGAGTGCCGCAATGCCGAACGCATCGCCGGCAACTTCGCCGGCCACGACGAGATCCTGGTGCCGCGCGTGCATTGGCAGTGGACCAGCGAACGGCTCAACGTGCAGGACTTCGTGGTCGGCATCCCGGGGCCGGACCTGGCCGCGGTGGACGCCGCCGGCATGGACCGCAAGCGGTTGGCCGCGGTCGGCGCCGGCATCGTGCTGAAGATGGTGCTGGAGGACGGCTTCTTCCACGCCGACCCGCACCCGGGGAACATCTTCTACCTGCCGGGCGAGCGCATCGGCGTGATCGACTTCGGCATGGTCGGGCGCGTATCCGAACAGCGCCGCTTCCAGATCGTGCAACTGCTGCACGGCCTGGTCGAGCGCGACGCCGAGGCGGTGACCGACGTGCTGCTGGAGTGGGGCGAGGGCGGTGGCGAGGCCGACGAGTCGCGGTTGCAGGCCGACATCGGCGCCTTCGTCGACCAGTACCGCGGCGTGCCGCTGAAGGACCTGCGGATGGGCACGATGCTCACCGACGTGACCACGATCCTGCGCGAGCACGGCCTGAGCCTGCCGCCGGACCTGGCGCTGATGATCAAGGCCTTCCTCACCCTGGAGGGCTTCGGCCGCCAGCTCGACCCGGATTTCGACATGGCCAGCGCCGCGCGGCCGTTCCTCGAACAGGTGCTGCTGGACCGCTGGTCGCCGCGCGCGCTGCTGCGCCGGGGCCGGCGCGGCGCGATCGACGCGCTGGAACTGGCCGGCGACCTGCCGCGCGAGCTGCGCCGCCTGCTGCGCGCGGCCCGGCGCGGGCGCCTGAACATGCAGATCGAGGTGACCTCGCTCAAGGCCTTCGGCGACCAGGTCGACCGCGCCGCCAACCGGCTGACCATGGGCGTGGTCACCGCCGCGCTGGTGATCGGCTCGTCGATCGTGATGAACAGTGCCGGCGGCGGCGTGCCCAGCCGCTGGCTGCTGGCGCTGGGCGTGCTCGGCTTCGTCGGTGCGGCGCTGACCGGGCTGTGGATCCTGGTGTCGATCTGGCGCAGCGGGCGGCGCTGAGAAGGGGGTTGCGGCTGACCGTCTGTTAGTAGTATTACTACTAACCATGGACCTGACCGATACCCAGCAAGCCATCCTGGCCCTGATCGCCGAGCGGATCGAAGCCGAGGGCATGCCCCCCTCCCAGACCGAGATCGCCCGGGCCTTCGGTTTCAAGGGCGTGCGCGGCGCGCAGTACCACCTGGAGGCGCTGGAGGCGGCCGGGGCGATCGAACGCCTGCCGGGCCGGGCCCGCGGCATCCGGGTGAAGGTGGCGCCGGTGCCGCCGCAGGCCGAGCTGGCCCTGCCGCCGGCCGTGAACGACGACGCGTTGCGCCTGCCGGTGCTGGGCCGGGTCGCCGCCGGGTCGCCGATCGGCGCCGATGCGCCGGCCGACCTGGCCGAGAGCTTCGTGGTGCTGGACCGGGTGCTGTTCTCGCCCTCGCCGGACTACCTGCTCAAGGTGCAGGGCGACTCCATGCGCGACGAGGGCATCTTCGACGGCGACCTGATCGGCGTGCACCGCACCCGCGAGGCGCGCTCGGGCCAGATCGTGGTGGCGCGGGTGGACGAGGAGATCACGGTCAAGCTGCTGAAGATCGGCAAGGACCGCATCCGCCTGCTGCCGCGCAACCCGGACTACGCGCCGATCGAGGTGCTGCCGGACCAGGACTTCGCCATCGAGGGCCTGTACTGCGGCCTGGTCCGGCCCAACCGCTGATGACCGCTTTCCTGCCCGTGTTCTTGCCGGCAACGCGGCGTTTTCCGACAGCCAGCCGCGCGGCGCGGCGATGGGCCGCCGGCATCGCCGCGAGTAGTTTCGATTCCATCGCCCGCGGTCGCAGCCTGTGCGACCCGGCCACCCCAGACTTCGCACCACACCACTGACACCCCGAGGACACCCCGATGGACGAGAACAAGAAGCGCGCACTTGCAGCGGCCCTGAGCCAGATCGACAAGCAGTTCGGCAAGGGCTCGGTGATGCGCATGGGCGATCGCGTGATCGAGCCGGTGGAGATCATCCCGACCGGTTCGCTGATGCTGGACATCGCGCTGGGCATCGGCGGCCTGCCGCGCGGCCGGGTGGTCGAAATCTACGGGCCCGAGTCCTCCGGCAAGACCACGCTGACCCTGCAGGCCATCGCCCAGTCCCAGAAGCAGGGCGGTACCGCGGCCTTCATCGACGCCGAGCATGCGCTGGATCCGATCTACGCGGCCAAGCTGGGCGTCAACGTCGACGACCTGCTGCTGTCGCAGCCGGATACCGGCGAGCAGGCGCTGGAGATCGCCGATATGCTGGTGCGCTCGGGCTCGGTCGACATCGTCGTGATCGACTCGGTCGCCGCGCTGACCCCGAAGGCCGAGATCGAGGGCGAGATGGGCGACCAGCTGCCGGGCCTGCAGGCGCGCCTGATGAGCCAGGCCCTGCGCAAGCTGACCGGCAACATCAAGCGGTCCAACACCACCGTCATCTTCATCAACCAGCTGCGCATGAAGATCGGCGTGATGATGCCGGGCCAGAGCCCGGAGACCACCACCGGCGGCAACGCCCTGAAGTTCTATGCCTCGGTGCGCCTGGACATCCGCCGCATCGGCGCGATCAAGAAGGGCGACGAGATCATCGGCAACCAGACCAAGATCAAGGTGGTCAAGAACAAGCTGGCGCCCCCGTTCAAGCAGGTCATCACCGAGATCCTGTACGGCGAGGGCATCAGCCGCGAGGGCGAGCTGATCGACATGGGCGTGGAGGCCAAGCTGGTCGAGAAGTCCGGCGCCTGGTACGGCTACGGCAGCGATCGCATCGGCCAGGGCAAGGACAACGCCCGCCAGTACCTGCGCGAGAACCCGGCCGTGGCGGCCAAGCTCGAAGCCGAGCTGCGCGAGAAGTTCCAGCCGGCCGAAGCCTCGCGCAACGAGGCGGAAGGCGACGACGAATAAGCGGTACCGGTATCCGCTTCCCGCCGGAGCGCTGTCAGTGGCGTGACGGCGGGAAGCGGTTCTTGAAGGCCAGGAGGGCAGGCGCCAGGGACGGCGCACATCTTCCGGTGGACCGATGACCCAGGATTCCCGCGACCAAGACTCCCTTCCCGGCCGCGACCCCGGCCAGGACGATCCGGCCCGCCCGGACGGGGCGGCCGCCGCTTCCGGCACGGACGACCCACCCGGTCCAGGACGCCGCCGGCGTCCACAACCCACTCCCGTGCAGCGCGCCCTCGGCCTGCTGGTAAGGCGCGAGCATTCGCGCAGGGAGTTGACCCGCAAGCTGGCCGCGCGCGGGGTCGAAGCCGGCGAGGCCGCCGCCGCGGTCGAACGCCTGGCCGGCGAAGGCTGGCAGGACGACACCCGCTTCGCCGAATCGCTGGTCCGCAGCCGCGCCGGCGCCGGCTATGGTCCGCTCTACATCCGCGCCGAACTGGGCACCCATGGCCTGGGCGGCGAAGCCGTCGCCGCCGCACTGGAAGGCTTCGAGGGCGACTGGACCGGAATCGCCCGCGACCTGGTCCGCCGCCGCTTCGGTCCGGCCGGACCCACCGACCTGGCGCAGCGGCGCAAGGCCGCCGACCTGCTGGCCCGGCGCGGTTTCGACGGCGACAGCATCCGCGCCGCGACCCGCTGGGACCTGGACGACTGAACAGTCCGGCAATTCGAGACGGGCCAAAGGCCTGGGCGGCAGCCCCCGCCGGGCGTCGGACCCCCGGCCTCTGCTACCCTTTGGCGCTCGAGATTCCCCGTCCCGCCGGGCCGCGTTGGCGTGTTCCCGGCCCGGACCCTGTCCGCCAGCCGAAGCCAGATGACCTCCACTCCGTACTCCACCGCCCGCATCCGCAGCGACTTCCTCGAATTCTTCCAGGGCAAGGGCCACACCATCGTCCCCTCGGCCCCGCTGGTGCCGGGCAACGATCCGACCCTGCTGTTCACCAACTCGGGCATGGTCCAGTTCAAGGACGTGTTCCTGGGCGCGGAGAAGCGCAGCTACGTGCGCGCGGCCGACGTCCAGCGCTGCCTGCGCGCCGGCGGCAAGCACAACGACCTCGATTCGGTCGGCTATACCGCCCGCCACCACACCTTCTTCGAGATGCTGGGCAACTGGTCGTTCGGCGACTACTTCAAGAAGGACGCGATCGCCTGGGCCTGGGAACTGCTGACCGGCGTGTGGAAGCTGCCGGCCGAGCGCCTGCTGGTCACCGTCTACCACACCGACGACGAAGCCTATGCGTTGTGGCGCGACATGGTCGGCGTGCCGGAAGAGCGCATCATCCGCATCGGCGACAACAAGGGCGCGCCGTTCGCCTCGGACAACTTCTGGCAGATGGCCGACACCGGCCCCTGCGGCCCGTGCACCGAGATCTTCTTCGACCACGGCGCGCACATCGCCGGTGGCCCGCCCGGCTCGCCGGACGAGGACGGCGACCGCTTCATCGAGATCTGGAACCTGGTGTTCATGCAGTTCGACCGGCAGCCCGACGGCACCCTGGTGCCGCTGCCGGCCCCGTGCGTGGACACCGGCATGGGCCTGGAGCGGCTGGCCGCGATCCTGCAGCACGTGCACAGCAACTACGAGATCGACCTGTTCCAGGCGCTGATCCGCCACGCGGCCGAACTGACCGGCACCGCCGACCTGGAGAACAAGTCGCTGCGCGTGATTGCCGACCACATCCGCGCCAGTTCCTTCCTGATCGTCGACGGCGTGCTGCCGTCCAATGAGGGCCGCGGCTACGTGCTGCGCCGGATCATCCGCCGCGCCCTGCGCCACGGCTGGATGCTGGGCGTGCGCCAGCCGTTCTTCCACCAGCTGGTCGGCACGCTGACTGGGCTGATGGGCGAGGCCTATCCCGAGCTGCCGGCCGCGCGCGACCTGGTCGAGCGCGCGCTCAAGGCCGAGGAGGAGCGCTTCGCTGAAACGCTCGATTCGGGCATGCGCATCTTCAACGACGTCGCCGCGCGCGCCACCGGTGGCCTGATTCCGGGAGCGGACGTGTTCCGCCTGTACGACACCTATGGTTTCCCGGTCGACCTGACCGCGGACATGGCGCGCGAGCGCGGCATGTCGGTGGATATGCAGGGCTTCGAGGCGGCGATGGAGCAGCAGCGCGAGACCGCGCGCGCGGCCGGCAAGTTCGGCGGCGGCACCTCGCTGCCGGCTGAGCTGGTCGCGCAACTGGTGCCGACCGGCTTCCTCGGCTACGACCGCCTGGAGGCCGACGGCCTGCAGGTGGTGGCGATCCTGCGCGAGGGCCGCCCGGCCGGCGCGCTGGAAGCGGGCGAAGAGGGCATCGTGTTCCTCGACCGCACCCCGTTCTACGCCGAATCCGGTGGCCAGGTCGGCGACACCGGCGTGCTGGCCGAGGCCGAGACGCGCTTCGCCGTGGCCGACACGCAGAAGTTCGCCGGCCAGTTCCACGGCCACGTCGGCCGCGTCGGGCAGGGCCGGATCGCGGTGGGCGACCGCCTGTCGGCGTTGGTCGACGGCCAGCGCCGTGCCGCCACCGTGCTCAACCATTCGGCCACCCATCTGCTACACGCCGCGCTGCGCGAGGTGCTGGGCACCCACGTGCAGCAGAAGGGCTCGCTGGTCGCGCCGGACCGCCTGCGCTTCGACTTCTCGCACTTCCAGCCGATGAGCGCGACCGAACTGGCCGAGATCGAGCGCCGGGTCAACGCCGAGGTGCGCGCCAACCACGAAGCCGAAGTGCACCAGATGGGCATGCAGGAAGCGCTGGACTTCGGCGCGATGGCGCTGTTCGGCGAGAAGTACGGCGAGCGCGTGCGCGTGCTGCGCATGGGCGATTCCTCCACCGAGCTGTGCGGCGGCACCCACGTCGGCCGCACCGGCGACATCGGCGTGTTCAAGATCACCGCCGAGGGCGGCGTCTCGGCCGGTGTGCGCCGGATCGAGGCGCTGACCGGGCAGGGCGCGCTGGACTACATCGCCGCCGAGGAACGCAGCCTGGACGAGGCCGCATCGGCGCTCGGCGGCAACCGTGGCGACGTCGCCGACAAGGCGCGCGCGCTGGCCGAGCGCATCCGCCGCCTGGAGCGCGAGGTCGAGTCGTTCAAGGCCAAGGCCGCCAGCAGCGCCGCCGCCGACCTGGCCGCCGCGGCGGTCGAGATCGAGGGCATCCGCGTGCTGGCCGCGCGCCTGGTAGGGGTGGACGCCAAGGGCCTGCGCGAGGCGGTGGACCGGCTCAAGCAGCAGCTGGGCGACGCGGTGATCGTCCTGGCCGGTGCCCAGGATGGCAAGGCCGCCCTGGTTGCAGGCGTGAACGGCAGCGCAACGGGACGGATCAAGGCGGGCGAACTTCTGGCCCACGTGGCCAGTCGTATCGGAGGCAAGGGCGGCGGTCGCCCGGACCTC is a genomic window containing:
- the lexA gene encoding transcriptional repressor LexA gives rise to the protein MDLTDTQQAILALIAERIEAEGMPPSQTEIARAFGFKGVRGAQYHLEALEAAGAIERLPGRARGIRVKVAPVPPQAELALPPAVNDDALRLPVLGRVAAGSPIGADAPADLAESFVVLDRVLFSPSPDYLLKVQGDSMRDEGIFDGDLIGVHRTREARSGQIVVARVDEEITVKLLKIGKDRIRLLPRNPDYAPIEVLPDQDFAIEGLYCGLVRPNR
- the alaS gene encoding alanine--tRNA ligase; this translates as MTSTPYSTARIRSDFLEFFQGKGHTIVPSAPLVPGNDPTLLFTNSGMVQFKDVFLGAEKRSYVRAADVQRCLRAGGKHNDLDSVGYTARHHTFFEMLGNWSFGDYFKKDAIAWAWELLTGVWKLPAERLLVTVYHTDDEAYALWRDMVGVPEERIIRIGDNKGAPFASDNFWQMADTGPCGPCTEIFFDHGAHIAGGPPGSPDEDGDRFIEIWNLVFMQFDRQPDGTLVPLPAPCVDTGMGLERLAAILQHVHSNYEIDLFQALIRHAAELTGTADLENKSLRVIADHIRASSFLIVDGVLPSNEGRGYVLRRIIRRALRHGWMLGVRQPFFHQLVGTLTGLMGEAYPELPAARDLVERALKAEEERFAETLDSGMRIFNDVAARATGGLIPGADVFRLYDTYGFPVDLTADMARERGMSVDMQGFEAAMEQQRETARAAGKFGGGTSLPAELVAQLVPTGFLGYDRLEADGLQVVAILREGRPAGALEAGEEGIVFLDRTPFYAESGGQVGDTGVLAEAETRFAVADTQKFAGQFHGHVGRVGQGRIAVGDRLSALVDGQRRAATVLNHSATHLLHAALREVLGTHVQQKGSLVAPDRLRFDFSHFQPMSATELAEIERRVNAEVRANHEAEVHQMGMQEALDFGAMALFGEKYGERVRVLRMGDSSTELCGGTHVGRTGDIGVFKITAEGGVSAGVRRIEALTGQGALDYIAAEERSLDEAASALGGNRGDVADKARALAERIRRLEREVESFKAKAASSAAADLAAAAVEIEGIRVLAARLVGVDAKGLREAVDRLKQQLGDAVIVLAGAQDGKAALVAGVNGSATGRIKAGELLAHVASRIGGKGGGRPDLAQGGGEDGPALALALDEVPAWVSQRLQ
- a CDS encoding CinA family protein, which produces MPIPTDAQLHEQAQALGGRLRAARDHLVTAESCTGGWIAKCLTDIAGSSDWFDCGLVVYSYEAKQGLLGVHPQTLEEHGAVSRETAIEMVSGALVHSGASVAVAVTGIAGPGGGSADKPVGTVWIAWKRRGGYARAQAFHFDGDREAVRRQTVGQALAGIAELLA
- the recA gene encoding recombinase RecA, producing the protein MDENKKRALAAALSQIDKQFGKGSVMRMGDRVIEPVEIIPTGSLMLDIALGIGGLPRGRVVEIYGPESSGKTTLTLQAIAQSQKQGGTAAFIDAEHALDPIYAAKLGVNVDDLLLSQPDTGEQALEIADMLVRSGSVDIVVIDSVAALTPKAEIEGEMGDQLPGLQARLMSQALRKLTGNIKRSNTTVIFINQLRMKIGVMMPGQSPETTTGGNALKFYASVRLDIRRIGAIKKGDEIIGNQTKIKVVKNKLAPPFKQVITEILYGEGISREGELIDMGVEAKLVEKSGAWYGYGSDRIGQGKDNARQYLRENPAVAAKLEAELREKFQPAEASRNEAEGDDE
- the recX gene encoding recombination regulator RecX — encoded protein: MTQDSRDQDSLPGRDPGQDDPARPDGAAAASGTDDPPGPGRRRRPQPTPVQRALGLLVRREHSRRELTRKLAARGVEAGEAAAAVERLAGEGWQDDTRFAESLVRSRAGAGYGPLYIRAELGTHGLGGEAVAAALEGFEGDWTGIARDLVRRRFGPAGPTDLAQRRKAADLLARRGFDGDSIRAATRWDLDD
- the ubiB gene encoding 2-polyprenylphenol 6-hydroxylase; translation: MWETLGTVRDLGRLQEIASVLIRYGFGDMVRRIGLAGALERAGRLLHWQDPQAMANMAPPERVRRALEDLGPTFVKLGQVLATRVDLFPPEWIAELGKLQNAVPALPFERVRPQLVEDLGAEPETVFAQLDPVPLAAASLAQAHRAWLADGIAVVLKIRRPGIRDTVEADLRLLARLAEIVEAQAPDLQRYRPREVVQQFALSLRRELDFAAECRNAERIAGNFAGHDEILVPRVHWQWTSERLNVQDFVVGIPGPDLAAVDAAGMDRKRLAAVGAGIVLKMVLEDGFFHADPHPGNIFYLPGERIGVIDFGMVGRVSEQRRFQIVQLLHGLVERDAEAVTDVLLEWGEGGGEADESRLQADIGAFVDQYRGVPLKDLRMGTMLTDVTTILREHGLSLPPDLALMIKAFLTLEGFGRQLDPDFDMASAARPFLEQVLLDRWSPRALLRRGRRGAIDALELAGDLPRELRRLLRAARRGRLNMQIEVTSLKAFGDQVDRAANRLTMGVVTAALVIGSSIVMNSAGGGVPSRWLLALGVLGFVGAALTGLWILVSIWRSGRR